From a region of the Micrococcales bacterium genome:
- a CDS encoding helix-turn-helix domain-containing protein has protein sequence MANQVKQARLRAGLTQAELAQLANVSPSNLCAIESGARSASPVMIKRLMDAMARPSDRLGENRRAVLDLIKRRGAKNPRVFGSVSRGEDGPGSDLDILVDLDPGGLWDAASLPRELEELLGVHVDVVFEGGLKPKHAGLLDQARPL, from the coding sequence ATGGCGAACCAAGTCAAACAAGCCAGGTTGCGGGCTGGGTTGACTCAGGCCGAGCTGGCTCAGTTGGCCAACGTCAGCCCGTCAAATCTGTGCGCCATTGAGTCTGGCGCCCGCAGTGCCTCGCCGGTGATGATAAAGCGCCTGATGGACGCCATGGCTAGACCCTCGGATCGCCTTGGCGAGAACCGCCGGGCGGTGCTGGATTTGATCAAACGGCGTGGGGCCAAGAACCCGCGAGTCTTCGGCTCGGTGTCCAGGGGCGAAGACGGCCCCGGCAGTGATTTGGACATATTGGTTGACCTGGACCCTGGCGGCCTCTGGGACGCCGCCTCGCTGCCAAGAGAGCTTGAGGAGCTGCTGGGAGTTCACGTCGACGTGGTGTTTGAGGGCGGCCTGAAGCCCAAACACGCCGGCCTACTGGACCAGGCGAGGCCGCTGTGA